DNA sequence from the bacterium genome:
CGAAGGGTAAGGAGCGAAAAGAAGTGAAAAAAATGATAGTGTTATTCTCTCTGCTTTTGGCTGGCTGTGGAGGGACGGTTGAATCCACTTCGGAGCCCATTCCATTGGATCAGGTTGATAACGAAAGCCTTATCGAACCAAGTCCGACTCAGCCTTTTATCTTCGAGCCGGTTGGAGACTTTATCCAGGGGATCATGCCGATCGACATTGAAGCCCTGCCTTCTGGAAATTTCCTTATAGCCACGCGGGATGGACAAATTATTCTCTTGGATAGCGATTTGCAGGCTTTGGGGCACGCGCAAATTCCTGCTACCACTTTTTGGGATGCGGGATTGGTCAGTGTCGTTCACTCCAATGGTAGGATATACGCGGCTCTTACCTTGCCAGAATCCGCTTGCCCTTCATCGGAAGCCTTCTGCAACGGTATCGTCCGATATGATTTGGATGAGACCGCCGACAATCCTCTTTCCAATCCTCAAGAAGTTTTTAACGTTTCAATGGTTGATCGGCAAGGGCAGCACAATGGTGGGGCTCTGATCTTTGATGATAATGGTGATTTGATTTTAGGTGTGGGAGATGGTTTTTTCCCCGAAAGCGCCGAAGAGGCCGAAGCCCATTCCGATCTGGCTCAAGATGACAGCTCTTTTCTGGGCAAATTAATTAAAGTCGATCCCGAAGGCATCGATGCTCCGGCAATTGTGGCTAAGGGATTACGCAATCCATTCACAGCATCTAGAATTCCGGGCCTAGGTATGGTGGTCGGCGATGTCGGCTTCGAGACCTATGAGGAGCTTAACCTTTATCCCTTCGGAGGGCCCTATCTCAATTTCGGTTGGCCTCTGGAAGAGGGCCCGAAAGCAGGCTCATTGTTTTCGCAGCCCATCGGTGGTTTTGACCATTGCGATCCAACAAATCAAGACGCCGATCCCTCTGGTCACGATGCCTCGAAATCCATAGCCGTTAAAAGACACGCTGGCGTGGTTCATGAATGTGGAAGCGAAATAATCACTGCTGCAGGCTTTTATGAGGGCCAGGAGCCCGATCCTTATGGCGGACAATTAGACCGGACATTGATCTATGCCGCGGCCTATTATGGCTATATTCGCGGCATTACTATCGACGATCAGGGGGTGCCTTCCAACGACCGCCACCTCGCACATTTTCCAGGCGTCACTTCTTTCACAGTGGGGCAGGATGGGCATCTCTATGGGGTCAGTATTTTTGCATCGAATCAGGTGTTGAAAATGATTCCCAATCCGGAGCACGAAGAATCGGATCTTCCCTGAACCGAAATGAAGCGAGCTCGGTGGTGCCGAGCTCGCATAGATTTTCTCAATGGAGCGGGAAACGGGGTTCGAAGTTATTCGCGGGCCCGGAGTAAATCCGGGCCCGCTAAAGCCTTGGGTTCTTGAGGTTGTTTCAGTCTCATTGAGCGGGAAACGGGGTTCGAACCCGCGACCCTCAGCTTGGGAAGCTGATGCTCTACCAACTGAGCTATTCCCGCAATTTCGCTCAAATTCCTATGTCAGGGGCGCGGGGCTGTCAATCCTGGAAGCTGGGCCGCTTCCTCATCGGTCAGAAATGCCAAGTTGGCGTGATTGTTGATGCGCAGCTCGACCAAGTAATCGAAGGCGATCGCCAAGCCTTTCCGATAGGGAGCCGAAAGGACGAAGAGGAAAAGGGCGGCGGCCGCCACCACGAAGCGGCCGAGCCAAAGGCTCTTCGGCAGCACCAAGAGCATCGAGAGAATGAAGAGCCCGGTGATGAAGGCGGTGCTGAGATACATGAAAGCCCAGGTGTCGCTTTCCCGTGAAGCCAGCTTCAAGGCGCAGTAAGGGCAGGAGTCTTCCATTTGCCACCAGCCGATGAAGAGCTTGCCCCGGCCGCATTGGGGGCAACGACGGCGCAGGCCGCGGCGAAGGATGCGAATATTTTCCTTAGAGTTTTTCATGCTTTCTGCTAACAATTCCGCTCGTCTCTATTAATAGGATATGTTCAAAACCTTCAAGAAGATCATCCTGGGCCCGCCGCTGGCCAGCGCCGAAGTCCACGAACAAAGGCTCAACAAGAAGGTAGCCCTCGCCGTATTCTCCTCCGACGCCTTGTCGTCGGTGGCTTATGCTTCCGAGGAAATCTTGCTCGTCTTGGTCACCGCCGGGATGGTCGCCGTCCAGCTTTCCCTGCCGATCGCGCTTGCCATCGGCGTCCTATTGCTCATTCTGATCAGCTCTTACAGCGAAACCATTCGAGCCTATCCTTCCGGTGGCGGCGCCTATATTGTCGCCAAGGAGAATTTGGGCAAGTATCCCGGACTGATCGCGGGCGCCTCTTTGATGACCGATTACATTTTGACCGCCGCGGTCAGCATCGCTTCCGGCGTTGCCGCCATCACTTCGGCTTTTCCTTTCCTGTACCCCTATCGAATCGCCCTGTGCGTGTTCTTCTTGATTTTGATCACCCTCGCCAACCTGCGCGGGGTCAAGGAATCCGGCTTTATCTTTTCCATCCCAACTTATCTGTTCATCATTAGTTTTTGCACTTTGATCGGAGTCGGCTTCTACCGCTATTTTTTCGCGCCGCCCGAAATTGTTCTGGGCGTGGAGCATTATCCGCCGGCCACTAACGCCTTGGGTTATTTTCTCGTGCTGCGGGCCTTCTCCTCGGGCTGCGCGGCGCTGACCGGTGTCGAGGCGATTTCCAACGGAGTCCCGGCCTTTCGGCCTCCCGAATCGCGGAACGCCAATATCACTCTGATATGGATGGGGCTGATCCTCTTGGCCTTGTTTCTCGGAATCACCGAATTGGCCCGACTCTACCATGTTTTGCCCAAGGGCCATGAAACCGTGGTCAGTCAGATCGCCCGCCACGTCTTCAACGGCGGATTCTTCTATTATTTGATACAGGTCGCCACCGCCTTGATCTTGATTTTAGCGGCCAACACGGCTTTCG
Encoded proteins:
- a CDS encoding PQQ-dependent sugar dehydrogenase, whose product is MIVLFSLLLAGCGGTVESTSEPIPLDQVDNESLIEPSPTQPFIFEPVGDFIQGIMPIDIEALPSGNFLIATRDGQIILLDSDLQALGHAQIPATTFWDAGLVSVVHSNGRIYAALTLPESACPSSEAFCNGIVRYDLDETADNPLSNPQEVFNVSMVDRQGQHNGGALIFDDNGDLILGVGDGFFPESAEEAEAHSDLAQDDSSFLGKLIKVDPEGIDAPAIVAKGLRNPFTASRIPGLGMVVGDVGFETYEELNLYPFGGPYLNFGWPLEEGPKAGSLFSQPIGGFDHCDPTNQDADPSGHDASKSIAVKRHAGVVHECGSEIITAAGFYEGQEPDPYGGQLDRTLIYAAAYYGYIRGITIDDQGVPSNDRHLAHFPGVTSFTVGQDGHLYGVSIFASNQVLKMIPNPEHEESDLP
- a CDS encoding DUF983 domain-containing protein; translated protein: MKNSKENIRILRRGLRRRCPQCGRGKLFIGWWQMEDSCPYCALKLASRESDTWAFMYLSTAFITGLFILSMLLVLPKSLWLGRFVVAAAALFLFVLSAPYRKGLAIAFDYLVELRINNHANLAFLTDEEAAQLPGLTAPRP
- a CDS encoding APC family permease; translation: MFKTFKKIILGPPLASAEVHEQRLNKKVALAVFSSDALSSVAYASEEILLVLVTAGMVAVQLSLPIALAIGVLLLILISSYSETIRAYPSGGGAYIVAKENLGKYPGLIAGASLMTDYILTAAVSIASGVAAITSAFPFLYPYRIALCVFFLILITLANLRGVKESGFIFSIPTYLFIISFCTLIGVGFYRYFFAPPEIVLGVEHYPPATNALGYFLVLRAFSSGCAALTGVEAISNGVPAFRPPESRNANITLIWMGLILLALFLGITELARLYHVLPKGHETVVSQIARHVFNGGFFYYLIQVATALILILAANTAFADFPRLASLLARDGYMPRQLSSMGDRLAFSNGIILLGAASALLIVLFNANVHSLIPLYAVGVFISFTLSQSGMVIHWLKLRGKGWFHKILINGLGATATFIALLVIGTTKFTHGAWMVVVFIPLLILMFIAINRHYHEIVDQLHPQLGDLLPPKLHRVLIPISTFHKGTAKAISYALSISDDVRAVYVALDPERTRKIKDIWSHWCIDIPLVILDSPYRSIIRPLLDYIDELQKEEPDQLITVILPEFVAAKWWQQLLHNQTALLIRGILHFKEGVTVTSVRHFLDY